The following nucleotide sequence is from Echeneis naucrates chromosome 5, fEcheNa1.1, whole genome shotgun sequence.
tttaacacaaaatgtatgtatttgtttttttaagatttaagtttcttgatgtaaatgttttaaCTGCTGCCTTTTTGAATCATATATGTATTTGTTTCAATGGGAAGGTGTATCAGCTCAATGAGGGAAGTAAGCTCTGTATCATTTATGGTTTTCTGCCTTGTTCCAGGTATGGTAAGCCTGTGGTCACTTGCTGTGGTAGCTTTTGAAAGATGGCTGGTTGTCTGTAAGCCACTTGGAAACTTTGCCTTCAAACCTCATCACGCCATCGCTTGCTGTGTGGTGACCTGGGTGTTTGCTCTGATTGCTGCTGTTCCTCCTCTGGTTGGATGGAGTAGGTCAGCATCTAAAAACTCAACACGCACATCATTTTACTTACTTTTCATGGTCACCCGATTATTTCCAAAAAAAGTACAAACCTTGCTTATTGTCCTACAGAACAATGACAGGCAGAATAATTTATTGTCTTGGTCTCCAGGTATATCCCAGAGGGCATGCAGTGCTCCTGTGGACCAGACTGGTACACAACTAACAACAAGTATAACAACGAGTCCTACGTGAtgttccttttctgtttctgctttgctgTCCCTTTCTCCACAATTATTTTCTGCTACTCACAGCTGCTGTTCATGCTCAAAGCGGTAGGAAACATATCTTCTCAAATCTACTCTTATACGTGTGTTTAGTTGGTTTGCAAGAGAAAGAAGGGTTTGAGTGTGGAAGTGTTTGGCTCTGATCCATCACCTGCATTCTGTACCTGTCCACCAACAGGCAGCAAAGGCCCAGGCTGAGTCTGCCTCCACCCagaaggcagagagggaggtgaCCAGGATGGTGGTCCTCATGGTGCTGGGTTTCCTGGTGTGCTGGCTGCCCTACACCTCCTTTGCTTTGTGGGTTGTGAACAACCGTGGGCAGCCGTTTGACCTGAGATTGGCCACCATACCATCCTGCCTCTCTAAAGCCTCCACAGTCTACAACCCTGTTATTTATATTCTCCTCAATAAACAGGTGGGTTATTGATTCAAGAGGTATAAAATTAGATTAAGATTAGCGTTTGCTTCACTTTGCAAAGCTTCAGCAGTGAGGAATAAAAAGGACACGACAAGGCTAATGGCGCCCTCTAACGGTGGCTTTCTAAACCTACAACCAGAAAGGGATGCACGTTGAAAATCCGGATTTTTAATCCTTGATCCGATTAATCGACTAATTTGAACAAACAATCATAAATAAGACACCTGATATTGTTAAAGTACGTGACCTCAAAGAGACTCTGCTGCCGTTAAGTGATTCACATTAAAGGAAAGATAGTGAACTCAGACATTCTGTGACCATTTTGCTTTTCAGTTCCGCTCAAGTATGAAGAATATGCTGGGGATGAGTggaggtgatgatgaggagTCGACAAGTCAGTCAACGACTGAAGTCTCTAAAGTCGGACCTGCTTAGATTGTTCACTGTAACATATTGTAAATAGCCCTGAAtgtacaaatacaacaaaactgtattataataacagacagaaatatatgcaatgaaaaattctaaaaaaaataaaaaaaataaataaaacaagccaccaacaaaaaaagaaatactgaagaaaaaataaataattcatgccAGTGATGACATGATTATCTGTGTCTTCACTTAGAATCACTAAAGGGTTGAATTACATCAGCATCTTGCATGATGTCAGAATATCTCCGGTTAGAATTTAGTGATGAGGAAGGAGAAATTAAGTTTGGGGTCACTGAAAAACCTCTAATACTTAATACtcaattaaaaagtaaatgcGAATGAACTTTTGAAcatttgctgcatttttgttATTGGATTTCACATATCTGTGTAAAATATACAATCTAACAAAGCATTAATAAACAACTGACCTACAGGTTTATAAATGTATGGTAAATCACTGCTTTATAAAtgatataaattataaataaaatgcgGGCAAACGTAAGAATGCAAGAATGCATGCTATAACCATCTGATGTGCCCAACAACTGTAGCACTTAATGTACAGTAACACAATGTCAGGCAAAGTTGGTGAATGAACAGAAGCACACCGACACTGCGCTCCTGCTAACACAAGAAAATActatttactttgaaaaagaagccaATTAGATTCTCTGGCTTTGATAATTTGCTCAGCAgaatctaaaacaaacaaacaaaccccaaaaccttCACTTCCAAGTTACTGGCAGATTTTTGAAATCTTGACTTCACAATATTAGCAGCTGGAAAGACAATTTGCcgtgaaaaggaaaaattcatgcacatgagcCAAAGATCAAACAAAAAGCATACCACCATTACAGAGGTACAGCAGAAGTGTGCATTGGATATACGGACACAGCAATGTCTTAGTACTATAATGATCAGTTTTTATTCAGACCATAATCATATGTGGTTAAAGGAAAAATCCACAAGGAGAATGTGCATCAACTCCGTCCTTCTCCGTCTGAACTGTGGTTGTCCAGAGCTGAGGATGGGCTGAATTATTAATCAGTTCATTCAGTTGTGGACAAAACTCCAGATGCCAGTGGTATCGAAGACACAGATACCTTCAGCAGTCAGCCTACAGATGGCAACACAGTACAGTGTGCACTGAATTGTTGCAATTTGACTAAGTGATTAACTACATCAAATATACTTTCAGTCAACAGTTGtagtctactactctactctaaAAGACGATCAATttcttgattttgtttttatttatttattttatcatttagaCTTTAGCTGATTGAtctaatgaaaacacacagaggtttCTCAGGCCTCTTATTGGCAACAGTGTGCTCAGGGCAGGGCAGTTTACACACCTATTTACTCATCAGACTTAAAGGATTAACCTTACAGAGTTTACAGGATAATTAAGTtgggtaacacacacacaaacacacacacacacacacatatacacacaaacacacgtcaATAACATTTGCTATAATAAccaatatttttctatttggGACCAAATTGATGAAAAAGAGCAATAGAATGTTTAGTTTAAATGTGTAATTGTGTAATGCTTTACTGCAATGACCCGGATAATGGGATCACAGATTAATCCCTTTCATGGTGCGCTGTGTTGGCACAAATCAAAAGTTGATGCAAGACACCtatccaatttaaaaaaaaaaagaaaaataacaacaatgcATACCATGGGACTGCATTAGTCTGATTAAATATTCATCTTCTagcactttttctgtttctgggtcgtgggggtgctggagccaatcccagccaacgttccgggtgaaggcagggtacaccctggtcaggtcaccaggccatcacagggccaacacacaaagacagacagagaccaacaaccactcacgctcacactctgacctacagacaatttagagtcaccagttagcccaaacatgatgtctttggacggtgggaggaaacccacacagacacagggagaacatgcaaacactgcacagaaaggccccaggccaggaccttcttaatgtggggcaacagcgctaaccactatgctgccgtgctgcccctgaTTAAACATGATCACATTATTTTGActtatatttgatatattttaatgatGCTACTTAGACTATGACACATAGAAAGGTTGTTCAGAACACTCTCATCACACTCATAAAGATAGACTAAAGTTTAATTACTTAATATGAAGTGAACATCAGAACCCCGCACCACTCAGCTCACTTCTATCCAAACTCATTAATCCTCACCTCTCATTTATATTATATGCTATTCAGACCGCAAGTGCACAAAGCAGACTTTCACCCGTGGACATGGTCTCCCCCACAGATATCTGTAAGTAGTCTGTAGCAAATCTGATTTCTGCCAAACCCAAATAGCTCAGAACTACTGGCATGTCAGACTGACCCCCAAAATATCCCAGGACCACATGGAATAACTAGCACAAAATATAAGGACTACTATCAACCATACCTGGTGCTTCATATACAAATTTACTTTCggataacacaaacaaatcgcTTTCCTCTAAAGATACCGATGCCACAAATCCAGTGTTACATCAACTACATAGAACATTTAGTC
It contains:
- the opn1sw2 gene encoding opsin-1, short-wave-sensitive 2 translates to MRGNYPTELPEDFWIPIPLDTNNITSLSPFLVPQDHLGSPGIFYAMAAFMFFLFVAGTSINILTIACTAQYKKLRSHLNYILVNLAVANLLVSSVGSFTCFCCFSSRYMILGPLACKIEGFAATLGGMVSLWSLAVVAFERWLVVCKPLGNFAFKPHHAIACCVVTWVFALIAAVPPLVGWSRYIPEGMQCSCGPDWYTTNNKYNNESYVMFLFCFCFAVPFSTIIFCYSQLLFMLKAAAKAQAESASTQKAEREVTRMVVLMVLGFLVCWLPYTSFALWVVNNRGQPFDLRLATIPSCLSKASTVYNPVIYILLNKQFRSSMKNMLGMSGGDDEESTSQSTTEVSKVGPA